Proteins encoded by one window of Streptomyces sp. LX-29:
- a CDS encoding (2Fe-2S)-binding protein, which yields MTPDEALRRAAGAGPFFAVRLGAGAPDGPRGEGYVRLAEVYGLGEASGAAGVSGAEDVREAAGSPGTADAPGALDVSGAPGVASAGDGADATGGLEWPAVAAASAGDAAESAGPVSSGPVSSGPVSTGPVSATPGVSPALLARLDAVGASLRVDERRVAASLAFQGLAARLWSIALGPAALTGLVPDLSPGALWWNPARTAPDDLWLPEPRPLTVDPVLAAASLRQTVLLANLTPLHHATRAACRVSGPLLWGNAASALAGTLRVWQDWCHRGRRPDAADRAAQLTRDLFADPPLRDTGGWTPGPRPSFRRNSCCLYYRVPGGGLCGDCALRSR from the coding sequence ATGACCCCCGACGAGGCGCTCCGGCGCGCGGCCGGAGCGGGCCCGTTCTTCGCCGTACGGCTGGGGGCGGGAGCGCCCGACGGGCCGCGCGGCGAGGGGTACGTCAGGCTGGCCGAGGTGTACGGCCTGGGCGAGGCGTCGGGGGCGGCCGGGGTGTCCGGCGCGGAGGACGTACGCGAGGCGGCGGGGTCGCCTGGGACGGCGGACGCTCCGGGCGCGCTGGACGTGTCGGGCGCACCGGGTGTGGCGTCCGCGGGCGACGGGGCCGACGCGACGGGCGGGCTCGAGTGGCCGGCCGTCGCCGCCGCGTCCGCGGGCGACGCCGCCGAGTCCGCCGGGCCGGTGTCCTCGGGGCCGGTGTCCTCGGGGCCGGTGTCCACTGGGCCCGTGTCCGCCACGCCCGGCGTCTCGCCCGCCCTGCTCGCCCGTCTCGACGCCGTCGGAGCGTCGCTGCGCGTCGACGAGCGCCGGGTGGCGGCGTCGTTGGCCTTCCAGGGGCTGGCGGCGCGGCTGTGGTCGATCGCGCTCGGCCCGGCGGCGCTCACCGGCCTGGTGCCCGACCTCTCGCCCGGCGCCCTGTGGTGGAACCCCGCCCGGACGGCCCCGGACGACCTGTGGCTGCCCGAGCCGCGTCCGCTGACGGTCGATCCGGTGCTGGCGGCGGCGAGCCTGCGGCAGACGGTCCTGCTCGCCAACCTCACGCCGCTGCACCACGCCACCCGCGCCGCCTGCCGCGTCTCGGGTCCGCTGCTGTGGGGCAACGCCGCCTCCGCGCTGGCCGGCACGCTCCGCGTCTGGCAGGACTGGTGCCACCGCGGGCGCCGTCCGGACGCCGCGGACCGGGCGGCGCAGCTGACCCGCGATCTGTTCGCCGACCCGCCGCTGCGGGACACCGGCGGCTGGACCCCCGGCCCCCGGCCGTCCTTCCGCCGGAACAGCTGCTGCCTCTACTACCGGGTGCCGGGCGGCGGACTGTGCGGGGACTGCGCGCTGCGTTCGCGATGA
- a CDS encoding cobalt-precorrin-5B (C(1))-methyltransferase — protein MERTGLRHGWTTGACATAATTAAYTALLGGEFPDPVTITLPKGQRPAFALAAERLTAGREAMAAVVKDAGDDPDVTHGALVRSTVRPLPPGSGVVFRAGPGVGTVTRPGLPLPVGEPAVNPVPRQMIRDHVAEVAARLGGSGDVEVEISVDHGEELARSTWNPRLGILGGLSILGTTGIVVPYSCSAWIDSIRRGVDVARAAGRTHVAGCTGSTSEKVAVAVHGLPEDALLDMGDFAGAVLKYLRRHPVDRLTIAGGFAKLSKLAAGHLDLHSSRSQVDKGFLAELARRGGADEELAAAVAAANTGLETVQLCAARGVPLGDLVAATARDAALGVLRGAPVAVDVICIDRAGTIVGRADARGPR, from the coding sequence TTGGAGCGGACCGGGCTGCGGCACGGCTGGACCACCGGCGCGTGCGCGACCGCGGCCACGACGGCCGCCTACACCGCCCTGCTGGGCGGGGAGTTCCCCGACCCGGTGACGATCACCCTGCCCAAGGGGCAGCGTCCCGCCTTCGCCCTGGCCGCCGAGCGGCTCACGGCCGGCCGCGAGGCGATGGCCGCCGTCGTCAAGGACGCGGGCGACGACCCGGACGTGACGCACGGCGCCCTGGTCCGGTCCACCGTGCGGCCGCTGCCGCCGGGCAGCGGCGTGGTCTTCCGGGCCGGCCCCGGGGTGGGCACCGTCACCCGCCCCGGCCTCCCGCTGCCGGTCGGGGAGCCCGCCGTCAACCCCGTGCCGCGGCAGATGATCCGCGACCATGTCGCCGAGGTCGCGGCCCGGCTCGGCGGCAGCGGTGACGTCGAGGTGGAGATCTCGGTGGACCACGGCGAGGAGCTCGCCCGCTCCACCTGGAACCCGCGGCTGGGCATTCTGGGCGGTCTGTCCATCCTGGGCACCACGGGCATCGTGGTGCCGTACTCCTGCTCAGCGTGGATCGACAGCATCCGGCGCGGCGTGGACGTGGCCCGCGCGGCGGGCCGTACGCATGTCGCCGGCTGCACCGGCTCGACCTCCGAGAAGGTCGCGGTCGCCGTGCACGGGCTGCCCGAGGACGCGCTGCTGGACATGGGCGACTTCGCCGGGGCCGTGTTGAAGTACCTGCGCCGCCACCCGGTGGACCGGCTGACCATCGCCGGCGGGTTCGCCAAGCTGTCGAAGCTGGCCGCCGGCCACCTGGACCTGCACTCCTCCCGTTCGCAGGTGGACAAGGGCTTCCTCGCCGAGCTGGCGCGGCGCGGGGGCGCCGACGAGGAGCTGGCCGCCGCCGTCGCCGCCGCCAACACCGGCCTGGAGACGGTGCAGCTCTGCGCCGCCCGCGGGGTCCCCCTCGGCGACCTCGTCGCCGCCACCGCCCGCGACGCGGCCCTCGGGGTGCTGCGCGGCGCCCCCGTCGCCGTCGACGTCATCTGCATCGACCGAGCGGGGACGATCGTCGGACGGGCGGACGCGCGGGGCCCCCGATGA
- the cbiE gene encoding precorrin-6y C5,15-methyltransferase (decarboxylating) subunit CbiE produces the protein MSPARPVVTVVGLGADGWDGIGPRGHEALRAAEVVIGGPRQLDLLPAECAAERVPWPSPLRPAVPALLAAHADRRVCVLASGDPMFYGIGRTLVEALGDGAALRVLPHPSSASHACARLGWPLEETEVISLVGRPLDCLAAALHPRRRLLVLSAGADTPAEVAALLRRRGFGPTRMRVLEQLGGDRERLLEGTAEDWPHPPGDPLNLIALECVAAADTLRLSAVPGLPDEAYEHDGQLTKRHVRAATLAALAPAPGELLWDVGGGSGSIAIEWLRTHRGCRAVSVERDPARAERIARNAATLGVPGLRVVTGAAPAALAGLPTPDAVFIGGGATAPGLLDACWTALPAGGRLVANTVTLESEALLADWYRRYGGELVRIAVAHAVPVGGFTGWRQAMPVTQWSAVKSS, from the coding sequence GTGAGTCCCGCCCGCCCCGTAGTGACCGTCGTGGGGCTCGGCGCCGACGGCTGGGACGGCATCGGGCCGCGCGGCCACGAGGCGCTGCGCGCCGCCGAGGTGGTGATCGGCGGTCCGCGCCAGCTGGACCTGCTGCCCGCCGAGTGCGCCGCCGAGCGCGTGCCCTGGCCCTCACCGCTGCGGCCGGCCGTGCCCGCTCTGCTCGCCGCGCACGCCGACCGCCGGGTGTGCGTGCTGGCCAGCGGCGACCCCATGTTCTACGGCATCGGCCGGACGCTGGTGGAGGCGCTGGGCGACGGGGCGGCGCTGCGCGTCCTGCCGCACCCCTCGTCCGCGTCCCACGCCTGCGCGCGCCTCGGCTGGCCGCTGGAGGAGACCGAGGTGATCAGCCTGGTCGGCCGGCCGTTGGACTGCCTGGCCGCGGCTCTCCACCCGCGGCGCCGGCTGCTGGTGCTCAGCGCGGGCGCCGACACCCCGGCGGAGGTCGCCGCGCTGCTGCGGCGGCGCGGCTTCGGCCCCACCCGGATGCGGGTGCTCGAACAGCTCGGCGGCGACCGCGAGCGCCTGCTGGAGGGCACGGCCGAGGACTGGCCGCACCCGCCCGGCGACCCGCTCAACCTCATCGCGCTGGAGTGCGTCGCCGCTGCGGACACGCTGCGGCTGTCCGCCGTCCCCGGCCTGCCGGACGAGGCGTACGAGCACGACGGCCAGCTGACCAAGCGCCATGTGCGCGCCGCGACGCTGGCCGCGCTCGCCCCCGCGCCGGGCGAACTGCTGTGGGACGTCGGCGGCGGCTCCGGCTCCATCGCCATCGAGTGGCTGCGGACGCACCGCGGCTGTCGCGCCGTCTCCGTCGAACGCGACCCCGCGCGCGCCGAGCGCATCGCCCGCAACGCCGCGACGCTGGGCGTGCCGGGGCTGCGCGTGGTCACCGGCGCCGCGCCCGCGGCCCTGGCCGGGCTGCCCACCCCCGACGCGGTGTTCATCGGCGGCGGGGCCACCGCGCCCGGACTGCTGGACGCCTGCTGGACGGCGCTCCCCGCCGGCGGCCGACTGGTCGCCAACACCGTCACGCTGGAGTCCGAGGCGCTGCTCGCCGACTGGTACCGGCGGTACGGCGGCGAACTGGTGCGGATCGCCGTGGCGCACGCCGTCCCGGTGGGCGGCTTCACCGGCTGGCGGCAGGCGATGCCGGTCACCCAGTGGTCGGCGGTCAAGTCCTCGTGA
- a CDS encoding DUF6131 family protein, with the protein MIILGVILLIIGFLTGLSILWTIGIILLVIGAILWILGAVGREVGGRRHYW; encoded by the coding sequence ATGATCATCCTAGGAGTCATTCTCCTCATCATCGGCTTTCTGACCGGCCTCTCCATCCTCTGGACCATCGGAATCATCCTCCTGGTCATCGGAGCGATCCTGTGGATCCTGGGGGCTGTGGGGCGCGAGGTCGGAGGGCGTCGACATTACTGGTAG
- the cobM gene encoding precorrin-4 C(11)-methyltransferase, producing MTVYFIGAGPGAADLITLRGARTLARCQVCLYAGSLVPRELLGECPPDARQVDTARLTLDQIVEEFVQAHAAGHDVARLHSGDPSVFSAVAEQMRRLDAVGIPYEVVPGVPAFAAAAAALKRELTVPTVGQTVILSRIAQQATAMPDGEDLATLGRSRALLVLHLAIRYVDRVVGELLPHYGADCPVAVVAMASRPDELVLRGTLADIADQVKAAGVTRTAVIMVGRTLGAEQFRDSYLYSADRTRCEVPSAGASG from the coding sequence ATGACGGTGTACTTCATCGGCGCGGGCCCCGGCGCCGCCGACCTGATCACTCTGCGCGGCGCGCGCACCCTGGCCCGCTGCCAGGTCTGCCTCTACGCGGGCAGCCTGGTCCCCCGCGAGCTGCTCGGCGAGTGCCCGCCGGACGCCCGGCAGGTCGACACCGCCCGGCTGACCCTCGACCAGATCGTCGAGGAGTTCGTCCAAGCCCACGCGGCCGGCCACGACGTCGCCCGGCTGCACTCCGGCGACCCGTCCGTCTTCAGCGCCGTCGCCGAACAGATGCGCCGCCTGGACGCGGTGGGGATTCCGTACGAGGTGGTGCCGGGCGTCCCCGCCTTCGCCGCCGCCGCGGCCGCCCTCAAGCGGGAGCTGACCGTACCCACCGTCGGCCAGACCGTCATCCTCTCCCGCATCGCCCAACAGGCGACCGCCATGCCCGACGGCGAGGACCTCGCGACGCTCGGCCGCAGCCGCGCGCTGCTGGTGCTGCACCTCGCCATCCGCTATGTCGACCGCGTGGTCGGCGAGCTGCTGCCGCACTACGGCGCCGACTGCCCGGTCGCCGTCGTCGCCATGGCCAGCCGCCCCGACGAACTCGTCCTCCGCGGCACCCTCGCCGACATCGCCGACCAGGTGAAGGCCGCCGGAGTGACCCGCACGGCGGTCATCATGGTGGGCCGCACGCTGGGCGCGGAGCAGTTCCGCGACAGCTACCTGTACTCGGCCGACCGCACCCGCTGCGAGGTTCCCTCGGCCGGGGCGAGCGGCTGA
- the meaB gene encoding methylmalonyl Co-A mutase-associated GTPase MeaB: MRPGNGQRIDIDTYAKGVLDGRRAYVARAITLVESTRPDHRELAQRLLIELLPHTGKARRVGISGVPGVGKSTFIDALGTMLTGLGHRVAVLAVDPSSTRTGGSILGDKTRMERLSVDPAAFVRPSPSAGTLGGVARATRESMVVMEAAGYDVLLVETVGVGQSETAVAGMVDSFLLLSLARTGDQLQGIKKGVLELADVVAINKADGPHERDAKSAARELAGALRLLQPADAPWNPPVLTCSARESTGLDVVWERLEQHRRVLDGTGALQEKRRAQQVEWTWAMVHDQLLTRLREHPEVRRLGPDLERQVREGTVTATLAADRLLAAFTATLPPTAG, encoded by the coding sequence ATGCGTCCAGGAAACGGTCAGCGTATCGACATCGACACCTACGCCAAGGGCGTGCTCGACGGCAGGCGCGCGTACGTCGCCCGCGCGATCACGCTCGTCGAGTCCACCCGGCCCGACCACCGCGAGCTCGCCCAGCGGCTGCTGATCGAGCTGCTCCCGCACACCGGCAAGGCGCGGCGGGTCGGCATCAGCGGGGTGCCCGGCGTCGGCAAGTCCACCTTCATCGACGCGCTCGGCACCATGCTCACCGGCCTCGGCCACCGGGTCGCGGTGCTCGCCGTCGACCCGTCCTCCACCCGCACCGGCGGTTCCATCCTGGGCGACAAGACCAGGATGGAACGGCTGTCGGTCGACCCGGCCGCCTTCGTACGGCCCTCGCCCAGCGCGGGCACCCTGGGCGGTGTGGCCCGCGCCACCCGCGAGTCCATGGTGGTGATGGAGGCGGCCGGCTACGACGTGCTGCTGGTGGAGACCGTCGGTGTCGGCCAGTCCGAGACGGCCGTCGCCGGCATGGTCGACTCCTTCCTGCTGCTCTCCCTCGCACGCACCGGCGACCAGCTCCAGGGCATCAAGAAGGGCGTCCTGGAGCTCGCCGACGTCGTCGCCATCAACAAGGCCGACGGCCCGCACGAGCGCGACGCCAAATCCGCGGCGCGGGAACTGGCCGGCGCGCTCCGGCTGCTCCAGCCCGCCGACGCCCCGTGGAACCCGCCCGTGCTCACCTGCAGCGCGCGCGAGTCCACGGGCCTGGACGTGGTGTGGGAGCGCCTGGAGCAGCACCGCCGGGTGCTGGACGGCACCGGCGCGCTCCAGGAGAAGCGCCGCGCCCAGCAGGTCGAGTGGACCTGGGCCATGGTCCACGACCAGCTGCTGACCCGGCTCCGCGAGCACCCCGAGGTCCGCCGCCTCGGCCCGGACCTCGAACGGCAGGTCCGCGAGGGCACGGTGACCGCCACCCTGGCGGCCGACCGCCTGCTGGCGGCGTTCACCGCGACGCTCCCTCCGACCGCCGGCTGA
- the scpA gene encoding methylmalonyl-CoA mutase yields the protein MIPDFSSIALDGPEATGKAATSEEWRAALQESTGKDVDNLLWDTPEGIGVKPLYTAEDLAGLDFLETYPGVAPYLRGPYPTMYVNQPWTIRQYAGFSTAEESNAFYRRNLAAGQKGLSVAFDLPTHRGYDSDHPRVTGDVGMAGVAIDSIYDMRQLFDGIPLDRMSVSMTMNGAVLPVLALYIVAAEEQGVPPEKLAGTIQNDILKEFMVRNTYIYPPQPSMRIISDIFTYTSQKMPRYNSISISGYHIQEAGATADLELAYTLADGVEYLRAGRAAGMDVDAFAPRLSFFWAIGMNFFMEIAKLRAARLLWARLVKQFDPKNPKSLSLRTHSQTSGWSLTAQDVFNNVTRTCVEAMAATQGHTQSLHTNALDEALALPTDFSARIARNTQILLQQESGTCRVIDPWGGSAYVEKLTYDLARRAWQHIEEVEAAGGMAKAIDAGIPKLRVEEAAARTQARIDSGRQPVIGVNKYRVDSDEQIEVLKVDNSSVRAQQIEKLRRLRAERDEAVCQDALRALTAAAESGPGTGLEGNLLALAVNAARAKATVGEISDALEKVYGRHSGQIRTISGVYRQEAGPSSSVDRTRKLVDAFERAEGRRPRILVAKMGQDGHDRGQKVIATAFADLGFDVDVGPLFQTPEEVARQAVEADVHIVGVSSLAAGHLTLVPALRERLAEEGREDITIVVGGVIPPQDVEPLHEAGAAAVFLPGTVVPDAAHDLVRSLAVDLGHEL from the coding sequence ATGATCCCGGACTTCTCGAGCATCGCTCTGGACGGGCCGGAGGCGACGGGCAAGGCGGCGACCTCCGAGGAGTGGCGCGCCGCGCTCCAGGAGAGCACCGGCAAGGACGTCGACAACCTGCTGTGGGACACCCCCGAGGGCATCGGCGTCAAGCCGCTGTACACCGCGGAGGACCTGGCCGGGCTGGACTTCCTGGAGACCTACCCGGGCGTGGCCCCGTATCTGCGCGGCCCCTACCCGACGATGTACGTCAACCAGCCCTGGACGATCCGCCAGTACGCGGGCTTCTCCACCGCCGAGGAGTCCAACGCCTTCTACCGCCGCAATCTGGCGGCCGGTCAGAAGGGCCTGTCCGTCGCCTTCGACCTGCCGACCCACCGCGGATACGACAGCGACCACCCCCGCGTCACCGGCGACGTCGGCATGGCGGGCGTGGCCATCGACTCCATCTACGACATGCGGCAGCTGTTCGACGGCATCCCGCTGGACCGGATGAGCGTGTCGATGACGATGAACGGGGCCGTGCTGCCGGTCCTGGCGCTGTACATCGTCGCGGCCGAGGAGCAGGGTGTTCCCCCCGAGAAGCTGGCGGGGACCATCCAGAACGACATCCTCAAGGAGTTCATGGTCCGCAACACCTACATCTATCCGCCGCAGCCCTCGATGCGGATCATCTCCGACATCTTCACGTACACCTCGCAGAAGATGCCGCGCTACAACTCCATCTCGATCTCCGGCTACCACATCCAGGAGGCCGGTGCGACGGCCGACCTGGAGCTGGCCTACACCCTGGCCGACGGCGTGGAGTACCTGCGCGCGGGACGGGCCGCCGGCATGGACGTGGACGCCTTCGCGCCCCGGCTCTCGTTCTTCTGGGCGATCGGCATGAACTTCTTCATGGAGATCGCCAAGCTGCGCGCGGCCCGGCTGCTGTGGGCCCGGCTGGTCAAGCAGTTCGACCCGAAGAACCCCAAGTCGCTCAGCCTGCGCACGCACTCGCAGACCTCCGGCTGGTCGCTGACCGCCCAGGACGTCTTCAACAACGTCACCCGCACCTGCGTCGAGGCCATGGCCGCCACCCAGGGCCACACCCAGTCGCTGCACACCAACGCGCTGGACGAGGCGCTGGCACTGCCCACCGACTTCTCCGCCCGCATCGCCCGCAACACCCAGATCCTGCTCCAGCAGGAGTCGGGCACCTGCCGGGTCATCGACCCCTGGGGCGGCAGCGCCTACGTCGAGAAGCTCACCTACGACCTCGCGCGCCGCGCCTGGCAGCACATCGAGGAGGTCGAGGCGGCCGGCGGCATGGCCAAGGCCATCGACGCGGGCATCCCCAAGCTGCGCGTGGAGGAGGCCGCGGCCCGCACCCAGGCCCGCATCGACTCCGGCCGGCAGCCCGTCATCGGCGTCAACAAGTACCGCGTCGACAGCGACGAGCAGATCGAGGTGCTCAAGGTCGACAACTCCTCGGTGCGCGCCCAGCAGATCGAGAAGCTGCGCCGGCTGCGCGCCGAGCGCGACGAGGCCGTCTGCCAGGACGCGCTGCGGGCGCTGACCGCGGCCGCCGAGTCCGGCCCCGGCACGGGACTCGAGGGCAACCTGCTGGCGCTGGCCGTGAACGCGGCCCGCGCCAAGGCCACCGTCGGCGAGATCTCGGACGCCCTGGAGAAGGTCTACGGACGCCACTCCGGCCAGATCCGTACGATCTCCGGTGTGTACCGACAAGAAGCAGGGCCGTCCTCGTCCGTGGACCGGACCCGCAAGCTGGTGGACGCGTTCGAGCGTGCGGAGGGCCGTCGGCCGCGCATCCTGGTCGCCAAGATGGGCCAGGACGGCCACGACCGCGGTCAGAAGGTGATCGCCACGGCCTTCGCCGACCTGGGCTTCGACGTCGACGTCGGCCCGCTGTTCCAGACCCCGGAGGAGGTGGCGCGGCAGGCCGTCGAGGCGGACGTGCACATCGTCGGCGTCTCCTCCCTCGCCGCCGGCCACCTCACCCTGGTGCCGGCCCTGCGCGAGCGGCTGGCAGAGGAGGGCCGGGAGGACATCACGATCGTGGTGGGTGGCGTCATCCCGCCGCAGGACGTGGAGCCCCTCCACGAGGCCGGGGCCGCCGCGGTCTTCCTGCCCGGCACGGTCGTCCCCGACGCCGCCCACGACTTGGTCAGGTCCCTTGCCGTGGACCTCGGCCACGAGCTGTGA
- a CDS encoding cobalt-precorrin-6A reductase — translation MNDPEPEAITRTGRGRHVLILGGTTEARRLAAGLAADPALRVTSSLAGRVAQPRLPAGEVRIGGFGGPEGLARWLREHEVDALIDATHPFADTISFNAARAAAEVHVPLLALRRPGWVPGAGDRWHSAASQAEAAELLPALGERVFLTTGRMGLAAFAHLTEQWFLVRSVDAPEAPHPPRMEVLLDRGPFTVEGEATLLRRHRIDVLVTKDSGGQATAAKLTAARDAGLPVVVVRRPPVPQGIPVAPDPTAATSWLRQTLG, via the coding sequence ATGAACGACCCCGAGCCCGAGGCGATCACGCGGACCGGCCGCGGCCGGCACGTCCTCATCCTGGGCGGCACCACCGAGGCCCGCCGGCTGGCGGCCGGGCTGGCGGCCGACCCGGCGCTGCGCGTCACCAGCTCGCTGGCCGGCCGGGTCGCCCAGCCACGGCTGCCGGCGGGCGAGGTGCGGATCGGCGGCTTCGGGGGCCCCGAGGGGTTGGCGCGCTGGCTGCGCGAGCACGAGGTGGACGCGCTCATCGACGCCACCCATCCTTTCGCCGACACGATCAGTTTCAACGCGGCCCGCGCGGCCGCAGAGGTCCATGTTCCCCTGCTGGCCCTGCGCCGTCCCGGCTGGGTACCGGGAGCGGGGGACCGCTGGCACTCCGCGGCCTCCCAGGCCGAGGCCGCCGAGCTGCTGCCCGCGCTGGGCGAGCGGGTCTTCCTCACCACCGGACGCATGGGGCTCGCGGCCTTCGCGCACCTCACCGAGCAGTGGTTCCTGGTGCGTTCGGTGGACGCCCCCGAGGCCCCGCACCCGCCGCGGATGGAGGTGCTGCTGGACCGGGGACCGTTCACCGTCGAGGGCGAGGCCACGCTGCTGCGCCGCCACCGCATCGACGTCCTGGTCACCAAGGACAGCGGCGGCCAGGCCACCGCCGCCAAACTCACCGCCGCGCGCGACGCCGGACTCCCGGTCGTGGTCGTCCGCCGCCCGCCCGTGCCGCAGGGTATCCCGGTCGCCCCCGACCCGACGGCCGCGACGTCCTGGCTCCGGCAGACGCTGGGCTGA